The Linepithema humile isolate Giens D197 chromosome 7, Lhum_UNIL_v1.0, whole genome shotgun sequence genome has a window encoding:
- the LOC105673564 gene encoding fibrillin-2 isoform X2 has protein sequence MSGLAVCLMLLSTTLGILGNCPEVQPPQWGTVRKQILEDGTLQIMYSCEPSRKVKGRRLAICIGDRWNHPVPKCVPRELFRPDRIDLYLGDQPIIPYEEKLAVERIDKLKNHRKTKESKKKKKKRRKLARGKSTLILSKLLTTRLNETVVSELDISCFAKALGKGLIKAPLIEHTSPAKYARRKNILPPYNRYLVAIYECEDSYAFVDSTTDRLFCSNYTWLGPRPKCVKENQPPIDKVKRCDQDTRECEQVCEDIPTGIKCSCFDGFRAKGSSCIDIDECVEGTAKCTDICANKVGSYSCECHHGFQLATDGHSCEDVNECLWNNGHGPCQGTCHNLEGSYKCSCADLSGYKLAADNHTCQDIDECALDNANCSHLCLNTPGSVFCLCPDGFYLTDDWKTCQDINECEVTPKVCEENTECENTVGSYKCISKMHPETKIFREKDYDSEDDNEDDDGDYGEEITESQQNLRCEDGFKRNENFECVDINECIENESHGCQHECVNEPGGYHCACRTGYELEEDGTTCKDVNECNKPSRPCSHICHNTDGTYVCACPPGLILTDDNATCAEDCTFLADLCSHACENTENGPRCSCTKGYRILQDARTCIDVDECAEDSHGCSHDCANLVGSYKCECPDDMFLDDIGRNCIPSDTCKTANCSQICERDRDTYRCICQKGYILQEDERTCQDVDECLIDEHDCSHDCRNLEGSYLCFCPTGFELGEDNRTCIAKDECAKEDNNCTCLAGYSYSQEERVCINIDECQDDHNCSHNCINTNGSYHCECPSGWHLQEDSRNCQPSNGFCVENYGCSHMCEQNDGQIRCSCPKGYKLHDDERICEDVDECAKLDNPCSYNCVNQNGTFECVCPAGYRIGEDGKTCEDINECIEDNGGCSHLCANTEGSVECACPDNYKLLKDDGKTCVEINACSIDNGGCSHFCQHDNGRASCSCPPGMILTEDEVVCMHENECLNEDNGGCSHLCSYEDENVTCACPSGMILSEDRRLCECPDGYRLSPQNNITCVDIDECLELRDNCTHQCLNTPGGFDCSCNAGFSRNPQDSAFCDDVDECETENAGCSHSCTNLVGSFKCLCPTGYALERNNRTCVLVDGCKRDNGNCSHHCHREESADGDPGIRCSCPLGFRLRRDRRTCEDIDECEEFENDVDSGCSHTCVNTEGGYHCECPSGYILMPDDRRNCVDVDECLTSRHNCSHDCVNLLGNYVCACYEGHYLHSDKSTCLDIDECRENNGECSHICTNTIGGHFCSCPTGYELTQDEKTCVDIDECAFANGGCAERCVNVEGDYRCECSSGYQLASNRKSCDDVDECENNGICSHAWCVNTVGSFRCECPLDYKFSNGSCRPSDPCSDRNGGCEQICVTEYGTAVCSCKEGFRGDEVDRTKCRDIDECEGQHDCDHICVNNPGSYECRCKEGFQMVNSTCVDVDECAAGVCKGNKCTNVPGGYRCECEAGYRFHGDTCVDVDECTEKAPCSERCVNTPGSYYCTCLPGFRLQGDECVDIDECEQHRDRCDQECINTVGSFTCACHAGYALISREQCQDVNECLSRNGGCAGECINTAGSYYCACSEDLVLAPDERTCISPTSRCRAMEPPLHGEIRCPGHPSGASVYPQGAKCHVRCRRGFRLEGAHTRHCVSGGRWNGREPICLREVVTDSLYNPNTPRPFVSCPQDMDVELPARQNTIRVTFPQPKSNMNWWRYVQASPPWAKQLQADLPAGTTIVTFTAWSPVSNYTSTCRIVIRVRDTENPKVTMCPTSFEVRLSPGERSRLIFWQEPTFTDNVGVEHVYKTRGPGHVMYPGVHNVRYIASDAAGNRAECHFSIHVRESEDRQDSEPRFYRRKMLMCPGRPPQPVPSSSYSWQIPSGCYLRYTRIFSGAYQRHPEYRQNGYQDAGTSYHELPPIQQTRSRPGIGRMYNIDD, from the exons ATGAGCGGCTTGGCGGTTTGTTTGATGCTCCTTTCGACGACGCTGG GAATCCTCGGCAATTGTCCCGAGGTGCAGCCACCGCAATGGGGAACGGTGAGAAAGCAGATTCTTGAAGATGGTACTCTGCAGATTATGTACTCATGCGAACCAAGCCGTAAAGTCAAAGGTCGCAGGTTAGCGATCTGCATCGGCGACCGTTGGAATCATCCTGTTCCGAAATGCGTGCCTCGCG AGTTATTTCGACCAGATCGTATTGATCTTTATCTTGGCGATCAACCAATCATTCCGTACGAGGAGAAATTGGCGGTGGAGAGGATAGACAAGTTAAAAAACCACAGAAAAACTAAGGAGagcaagaagaagaaaaagaagaggagaAAGTTGGCGCGGGGAAAATCTACCTTAATCTTGTCAAAACTACTGACAACAAGATTAAATGAAACTGTGGTGTCCGAGCTGGATATCAGCTGCTTCGCGAAGGCTCTCGGAAAGGGACTCATTAAGGCCCCTTTAATCGAACACACTTCTCCTGCCAAATACGCTAG AAGGAAGAATATACTGCCACCCTACAATCGATATCTCGTTGCGATTTACGAGTGCGAGGATAGTTACGCTTTCGTCGATTCGACGACAGACAGGCTTTTCTGCAGCAATTACACTTGGCTTGGGCCACGTCCGAAATGCGTGAAAGAAAATC AACCGCCGATCGATAAGGTGAAACGTTGCGACCAGGATACACGTGAATGCGAGCAAGTGTGCGAGGATATACCAACCGGCATAAAGTGTTCCTGCTTCGATGGATTTCGGGCTAAAGGATCTTCTTGTATAG atattgaCGAGTGTGTCGAAGGCACAGCGAAATGCACCGATATTTGCGCCAATAAAGTCGGCTCTTATTCTTGCGAATGTCATCATGGTTTTCAGTTGGCAACTGACGGTCATTCTTGTGAAG ATGTCAACGAGTGCCTCTGGAACAATGGACACGGCCCTTGCCAAGGCACTTGCCACAATCTCGAAGGTAGTTACAAGTGCAGTTGCGCGGACCTTTCTGGATATAAATTAGCTGCTGACAATCACACTTGCCAGGATATCGACGAGTGTGCACTAGACAACGCGAACTGCTCTCATCTGTGCTTGAACACACCCGGAAGTGTTTTCTGCCTCTGTCCGGACGGTTTTTATCTGACCGACGATTGGAAGACCTGTCAAG ATATTAATGAATGCGAAGTAACGCCGAAAGTTTGCGAGGAGAACACTGAGTGCGAGAATACAGTGGGGTCTTACAAGTGCATTAGTAAAATGCATCCAGAAACAAAGATCTTTCGAGAAAAAGATTACGATAGTGAAGATGATAACGAGGATGACGACGGTGATTACGGAGAAGAGATTACGGAATCACAACAGAATTTGAGATGCGAGGATGGCTTCAAGAGAAACGAAAATTTTGAGTGCGTTG ATATAAACGAGTGTATCGAGAATGAATCGCACGGCTGTCAGCACGAGTGCGTAAACGAACCGGGCGGCTATCACTGTGCTTGTCGTACCGGTTACGAGCTCGAGGAAGACGGTACAACGTGTAAAGACGTGAACGAATGCAACAAGCCGTCTCGACCTTGTTCCCACATCTGTCACAACACAGACGGTACATATGTGTGCGCGTGTCCTCCGGGACTCATCTTGACAGACGACAATGCGACTTGCGCGGAGGATTGCACCTTTTTGGCGGATCTTTGTTCTCACGCCTGCGAGAACACTGAGAACGGACCGCGATGCTCTTGCACGAAAGGATATCGAATTCTTCAGGACGCACGCACGTGCATCGACGTGGACGAGTGCGCGGAAGACTCGCACGGATGCTCCCACGATTGCGCGAATCTGGTTGGATCTTACAAATGCGAGTGTCCCGACGATATGTTCTTGGATGATATCGGAAGAAACTGCATTCCTTCCGACACGTGTAAAACCGCGAATTGTAGTCAAATTTGCGAGAGAGATCGGGATACCTATAGATGTATCTGTCAAAAAGGATACATCCTACAGGAAGACGAGAGAACTTGTCAAGATGTCGATGAATGTCTCATCGACGAGCACGATTGTAGCCACGATTGCAGAAATCTTGAAGGATCCTATTTATGTTTCTGTCCGACGGGGTTCGAGCTTGGAGAAGATAATCGTACGTGTATCGCGAAGGACGAATGCGCAAAGGAAGATAATAATTGTACTTGTCTCGCGGGATACAGTTATTCGCAAGAAGAGCGTGTTTGCATAAATATCGATGAGTGCCAGGACGACCATAACTGTTCGCACAATTGTATCAACACTAACGGCTCTTACCATTGTGAGTGTCCTTCTGGCTGGCATCTGCAGGAGGACTCCAGAAACTGTCAGCCCTCGAATGGCTTTTGCGTCGAGAATTACGGTTGTTCGCATATGTGTGAGCAGAATGATGGCCAGATTCGTTGCAGTTGCCCGAAAGGATACAAGTTGCACGACGACGAGAGAATTTGCGAGGACGTGGACGAATGCGCCAAGCTGGACAATCCTTGCTCCTACAATTGTGTGAATCAAAATGGCACTTTCGAGTGCGTCTGTCCGGCAGGATATCGAATCGGCGAGGACGGCAAGACGTGCGAAGACATCAACGAATGTATTGAGGATAACGGGGGTTGCTCACATCTCTGTGCAAACACGGAAGGCAGCGTCGAGTGCGCGTGTCCTGATAATTACAAGCTGTTGAAAGACGACGGCAAAACGTGCGTCGAAATAAATGCGTGCTCTATTGATAACGGAGGGTGTTCGCATTTCTGTCAACATGACAACGGCCGAGCGTCCTGTTCCTGTCCACCCGGGATGATCCTGACCGAAGACGAAGTAGTGTGTATGCACGAGAACGAGTGTCTGAACGAAGATAACGGCGGCTGTTCCCATCTGTGTTCTTACGAAGATGAAAACGTAACTTGCGCCTGTCCATCCGGTATGATCCTGTCGGAGGACCGGAGACTTTGCGAGTGTCCTGACGGTTATCGTTTATCCCCGCAGAACAACATCACATGCGTGGATATTGACGAATGCCTGGAACTGCGAGATAATTGCACTCATCAATGTTTGAACACTCCCGGCGGTTTCGATTGCAGTTGCAATGCCGGTTTTTCGCGAAACCCTCAGGATTCAGCCTTTTGCGACGACGTCGACGAATGCGAGACTGAGAACGCGGGATGCTCGCATTCTTGCACGAACCTGGTGGGCTCCTTCAAGTGTCTGTGTCCGACCGGATACGCCCTAGAGCGTAACAACCGAACCTGCGTTCTAGTGGACGGCTGCAAGCGCGATAACGGCAATTGCTCACATCACTGTCATCGGGAGGAGAGCGCCGACGGAGATCCGGGCATTCGCTGCTCCTGTCCGCTCGGCTTCCGCCTGAGACGCGATCGTCGGACTTGCGAGGATATCGACGAGTGCGAGGAATTTGAGAACGACGTGGACTCCGGCTGTTCGCACACGTGCGTAAATACCGAGGGCGGTTATCACTGCGAATGCCCCTCCGGCTACATTCTGATGCCGGACGACAGGAGAAACTGCGTGGATGTGGACGAGTGTCTGACCAGTAGGCACAATTGCTCGCACGACTGTGTGAACCTGCTAGGCAATTATGTGTGCGCCTGCTATGAGGGACATTATTTGCATTCCGACAAGTCCACCTGCCTGGACATTGACGAGTGTCGGGAGAACAACGGCGAATGCTCTCACATCTGCACAAACACCATCGGCGGCCACTTCTGCTCCTGTCCGACGGGCTACGAGCTGACGCAAGACGAGAAAACTTGCGTCGACATCGACGAGTGCGCGTTCGCGAACGGCGGATGCGCCGAACGCTGCGTAAACGTCGAGGGCGATTATCGTTGCGAATGCTCGTCGGGTTATCAATTGGCATCGAATCGCAAAAGCTGCGACGATGTCGACGAATGCGAGAACAACGGCATTTGTTCTCACGCGTGGTGTGTCAACACCGTGGGATCCTTCCGCTGCGAGTGTCCGCTGGATTACAAATTCTCGAATGGATCCTGTCGACCGTCCGATCCTTGTTCGGACCGTAACGGCGGCTGCGAGCAGATTTGCGTTACGGAGTATGGTACGGCGGTGTGCTCATGCAAGGAAGGTTTCCGAGGAGACGAGGTTGATCGTACGAAATGCCGCGATATCGACGAGTGCGAAGGACAACACGATTGCGATCATATTTGCGTCAATAATCCGGGCTCGTACGAATGCAGGTGCAAGGAGGGATTTCAAATGGTGAATTCTACTTGCGTCG ACGTCGACGAATGCGCAGCCGGTGTCTGCAAGGGCAACAAATGCACCAACGTGCCAGGCGGTTATCGTTGCGAGTGCGAGGCGGGATATCGATTCCACGGTGATACCTGTGTAG ACGTCGATGAATGCACCGAGAAGGCGCCTTGCAGCGAGCGGTGCGTCAACACACCCGGTTCATATTATTGCACGTGCCTTCCCGGCTTTCGACTGCAAGGCGACGAATGCGTAG ATATCGATGAGTGCGAACAGCATCGCGACAGATGCGATCAAGAGTGCATCAATACTGTTGGATCTTTCACTTGCGCCTGTCATGCCGGATACGCGTTAATTTCAAG AGAGCAGTGTCAAGACGTGAATGAGTGTTTAAGCCGAAACGGCGGTTGCGCTGGCGAGTGCATTAACACCGCCGGAAGTTACTACTGCGCTTGTAGCGAGGATTTAGTGTTGGCACCCGACGAGAGAACCTGCATCTCACCGACGTCGAGATGTCGCGCCATGGAACCGCCTTTACACGGAGAG ATCAGATGTCCGGGTCATCCTTCCGGCGCATCCGTCTACCCGCAGGGTGCCAAGTGTCACGTACGATGTCGCAGAGGATTTCGACTGGAAGGAGCACACACGAGACATTGTGTTAGCGGAGGCCGATGGAACGGCAGAGAGCCTATCTGTCTGCGCGAAGTTGTGACAGACTCCCTTTACAATCCAA ACACGCCACGGCCGTTCGTGAGCTGCCCCCAGGACATGGACGTCGAACTACCGGCTAGGCAGAACACGATACGTGTAACTTTCCCACAACCGAAGTCCAACATGAATTGGTGGAG ataCGTACAAGCCTCACCCCCATGGGCAAAGCAGTTGCAAGCGGATCTGCCGGCGGGTACGACGATCGTTACCTTCACGGCATGGTCGCCGGTCTCTAATTACACCAGCACCTGTAGGATCGTGATAAGAGTACGCG ATACGGAGAATCCCAAAGTTACAATGTGCCCTACGTCGTTTGAAGTCAGGTTGAGCCCAGGAGAACGAAGCCGACTGATATTCTGGCAAGAACCGACGTTCACCGATAACGTCGGCGTCGAGCATGTTTACAAAACGAGG GGCCCCGGACACGTGATGTATCCCGGCGTTCACAACGTGCGCTACATCGCCTCGGATGCAGCCGGAAATCGAGCCGAATGCCATTTCTCGATACACGTGAGAG AATCCGAGGACCGTCAGGATTCCGAG CCGAGATTCTACAGAAGAAAGATGCTGATGTGTCCCGGCAGACCGCCCCAGCCCGTGCCGAGCTCTTCTTACAGC TGGCAAATACCGAGCGGTTGTTACCTAAGATATACCAGAATCTTCTCGGGAGCTTATCAGCGACATCCGGAATATCGGCAGAACGGTTATCAGGACGCTGGGACTTCTTATCACGAACTTCCGCCTATTCAGCAAACTCGGAGTCGCCCAGGCATTGGCAGAATGTACAATATTGATGATT GA